One genomic window of Verrucomicrobiia bacterium includes the following:
- a CDS encoding protein kinase has translation MARTMDGKTTREQSLFESALAQAAGAAREAYLREACNGDVALHLRLTRLLAAHTRTEGFFPECASQWLGVDRAEIRQWTTNDPASLGETLGQCVGRYQLLKQLGEGGCGIVYLAQQQEPVQRLVALKIIKLGMDTRSVIARFDAERQALALMDHPNIAKVLDAGATETGRPYFVMELVQGVKITSYCDENHLGARERLDLFVRVCHAIQHAHQKGVIHRDIKPSNILIARHDGLPVPKVIDFGIAKAISGRLVDDAAVTMQGQFIGTPAYMSPEQAEMSGLDVDTRSDIYSLGVLLYELLTGRPPFDQKELVGAGLDKMRQTIREADPLRPSLLLTSMTSTKLALTASLRREAPPRLISSLKGDLDWIVMKALEKDRQRRYETANALAFDVRRFLNNEPVLARPPSRLYRLKKLIQRNKGVYASGTAAVLSLMVGLGVATHSFIKEREARLEQARLRQKAEEARIEAERARANETQLRKEAEAREKVTQAAVLLSHGDMEEADALVDLVPLPFFTPSTEAASVFRELGNWNVLQGRWPQAANRYLVLIQVNHVDQADQTTQTTFDLLTAAPLLIESGDLDAYRRIRLLVMARMEGSSYALACEQLLKTSLLLPADDATMKGLEPFARVIANSMVNYSPRENGGWYLAAWRTLALGLWEYRRGNDDACLEWLEKCSSYPDHSQSCVAAAHIIRSMATRRLGKVELADAELKQGREMVDDYFSRKLELGNDQTGRVGGWIMNPIFLREAERLVSPANPNPQ, from the coding sequence TTGGCACGAACCATGGACGGGAAAACCACCAGAGAACAATCGCTCTTCGAGTCCGCGCTCGCCCAGGCAGCCGGGGCCGCGCGCGAGGCCTATTTGCGGGAGGCTTGCAATGGCGATGTGGCACTGCATCTCCGGTTGACCCGGCTGCTGGCGGCGCACACGCGCACCGAGGGGTTCTTTCCCGAATGCGCCTCGCAGTGGTTGGGTGTGGATCGGGCGGAAATCCGGCAATGGACCACCAACGACCCGGCGTCTCTGGGCGAAACGCTCGGCCAGTGCGTGGGCCGTTACCAGTTGCTCAAGCAGCTCGGCGAAGGCGGCTGTGGCATCGTCTATCTGGCCCAGCAACAAGAGCCGGTCCAACGCCTCGTCGCGTTGAAAATCATCAAACTTGGGATGGACACCAGGAGCGTCATCGCCCGGTTTGACGCGGAACGACAGGCGCTCGCCCTGATGGATCATCCGAACATCGCCAAGGTGCTCGATGCCGGCGCGACGGAAACCGGCCGGCCCTATTTTGTGATGGAGCTGGTGCAGGGGGTGAAAATCACGAGCTACTGTGACGAGAATCACTTGGGAGCGCGGGAGCGGCTGGATTTGTTTGTGCGCGTTTGTCACGCCATCCAGCATGCCCACCAGAAGGGCGTGATTCATCGGGACATCAAGCCTTCCAACATCTTGATCGCCCGCCACGATGGCCTCCCGGTGCCCAAAGTCATTGATTTCGGCATCGCCAAGGCCATTTCCGGGCGGCTGGTGGACGATGCGGCGGTCACGATGCAGGGGCAGTTTATTGGCACGCCCGCTTACATGAGCCCCGAACAGGCGGAGATGAGCGGGCTGGATGTCGATACGCGCAGCGACATTTATTCGCTCGGGGTGCTGCTTTACGAATTGCTCACCGGCCGGCCGCCGTTTGACCAGAAGGAACTGGTCGGCGCGGGGCTGGACAAGATGCGTCAGACCATTCGCGAAGCCGATCCGCTGCGGCCTTCCTTGTTGTTGACCTCCATGACGAGCACGAAGCTGGCTTTGACCGCCAGCCTGCGTCGGGAAGCGCCACCCCGGCTCATCAGTTCCCTCAAGGGCGACCTGGACTGGATCGTCATGAAGGCGCTGGAGAAGGACCGGCAGCGCCGCTACGAAACCGCCAACGCGCTGGCGTTTGACGTCCGCCGCTTCCTCAACAATGAACCCGTTCTGGCCCGCCCGCCGAGCCGCCTGTATCGGCTCAAGAAGCTGATCCAACGCAACAAGGGTGTTTACGCTTCGGGAACGGCCGCCGTGCTTTCCCTGATGGTCGGGCTGGGCGTTGCCACGCATTCGTTCATCAAGGAACGGGAGGCCCGCCTCGAACAGGCGCGTCTGCGTCAAAAGGCCGAGGAGGCCCGCATCGAGGCGGAGCGGGCCCGGGCGAACGAAACCCAGTTGCGCAAGGAGGCGGAGGCGCGGGAGAAGGTCACCCAGGCCGCCGTCTTGTTGAGTCATGGTGACATGGAGGAGGCCGATGCGCTGGTTGACCTGGTGCCCCTGCCATTCTTTACGCCTTCCACCGAGGCGGCTTCCGTCTTTCGCGAACTGGGCAACTGGAATGTGCTGCAGGGGAGATGGCCCCAGGCGGCCAATCGCTATCTCGTGCTGATTCAGGTGAATCATGTGGATCAGGCGGACCAAACCACGCAGACGACCTTTGATTTGCTGACGGCGGCGCCGCTGCTGATTGAATCGGGCGACCTGGACGCCTACCGGCGCATCCGACTTCTGGTGATGGCGCGCATGGAGGGGTCTTCGTATGCCTTGGCATGCGAGCAGTTGTTGAAGACCAGCCTGCTGCTGCCCGCTGATGATGCCACCATGAAAGGATTGGAACCCTTCGCCCGGGTCATCGCCAATTCCATGGTCAATTACAGTCCGCGCGAGAACGGCGGCTGGTATCTCGCCGCGTGGCGGACCCTGGCCTTGGGCCTGTGGGAATACCGGCGCGGCAACGATGACGCCTGTCTGGAATGGTTGGAGAAATGTTCCAGTTACCCCGATCATTCACAATCCTGTGTGGCCGCCGCGCATATCATCCGGAGCATGGCCACCCGTCGATTGGGCAAGGTTGAACTGGCGGATGCCGAACTGAAGCAGGGCCGGGAAATGGTGGACGACTATTTCAGCCGGAAGCTCGAGTTGGGCAATGACCAGACTGGCAGAGTGGGCGGCTGGATCATGAATCCGATATTTCTGCGGGAAGCCGAGCGTCTCGTCTCTCCCGCCAATCCAAACCCGCAATAG
- a CDS encoding family 43 glycosylhydrolase, which translates to MTNHDRNECLLVVQVMGCLLPVQLPGQAAVVNPLAPPDLSALLLLDGNHFGLHVTNVPPEFLLHWMDPSGSVGSNCFHRLPLSPQWAAGAVAEPDRMTSLYSAFWRWIPAPSWTATPGLASTLLLLATLSVASAANVSLRTSDAAGTSSFTGSTNWNPTGVPSGGNSYFTGAQVIRSVNNTTTGTTNIFGGDFLSIDSGGRFLGKVGNNAAGNTTVAYNFANYVLNGGLMDQAGASSDASVCVIGGTVTVTAASFLGALGAGSSDSANFETLHIIAPISGSAALQVSGGANVNGGGDTGVVRLSAANPYSGTITVTNANNNIVASAVHRVLQLNHLHALSNATLNLVATAINPVSFAAAVNTAAFNVGGLTGNSAQALSDTVGNAVALNVGGNNISSTFDGLLAGGGSLVKTGTGTLTLSGGNTFSGVTTINDGVLALSGSGSLASSISLVGSTAALDVSGLNISSFTVATGKVLSGIGRVNGGIAMSPASAIAPGNDGIGTLTFLADLTLNNGSFNRFELSTSAAGANDRVPVGGVLNCNNSIVYVNATGGAANLDASDYVLFQATNGIVGACAPTPVFLGTAPANAANYTVVTSGNTVVLRYNVHVPPSSVTTAAPTSLAPGQKTFVSVTTMNGDGAVTGVTLDASAIGGGSSVPMVLNQTTVNVWTNTVMVSPGTSPGSKLLTATVTDTNGLSSSSSVSLTVTNVAPAIRNPILPSHHADPFIGYFAGKYWVYPTTEDTKSFRAFSSTNLVDWVDQGQVFNLSQSSWATNGYGWAPCVVYFNDSYYFYYAMGGAAGWQDSKIGVAVGSSPAGPFTDIGSPLVLSQTASPRIEAIDPMVFIDTDGKAYLYYGGSAGANLGIRQLDTNTMTSFIGPLNVVTPSGFTEAPFMSKRSGTYYLSYSNGSWKTNTYNVRYATSSSPIGPWTYRGQILTSDSLHKGPGSHAFLQVPNNDTWYICYHYWDSVYSTRHTALDSLSYNPDGTIKPVTMTGGGTVARWEAFSAPGYYIVHTNGVGTLVNSDWRDETSQYLMVPGLASKALNTVSFELVDKSDRYLRQNSSGQMVMDLYTVGGTFNEDATFCIRPGLANSADVSFESYRFPGRYIRRSGSLVYCQSGSGPAFNSDATWKGWTASSLANLRIGPTNSDRLVVTWDVTWNGVGTLLEAAKPNGPWVTNNSAVSPFVVNPSGSARFYRVDP; encoded by the coding sequence ATGACGAATCATGATCGAAACGAGTGTTTGCTGGTGGTGCAAGTGATGGGGTGTTTGCTCCCGGTCCAGTTGCCGGGCCAGGCCGCCGTCGTCAATCCACTTGCTCCGCCAGACCTGTCCGCCCTGCTCCTGCTGGATGGCAATCACTTCGGACTCCACGTCACCAACGTTCCTCCCGAGTTTCTGCTCCACTGGATGGACCCCAGCGGCTCCGTTGGCAGCAACTGCTTTCACCGCCTTCCCCTGAGTCCTCAATGGGCGGCGGGCGCCGTTGCCGAACCTGACCGTATGACAAGCCTGTATTCAGCATTCTGGCGGTGGATCCCGGCGCCGTCCTGGACCGCAACACCCGGACTGGCCTCCACGCTCCTGCTCCTGGCAACCCTTTCGGTTGCATCGGCGGCCAATGTATCGCTCAGGACAAGTGATGCCGCCGGGACTTCGAGCTTTACCGGTTCGACCAACTGGAATCCCACCGGGGTGCCATCGGGCGGGAACAGCTATTTCACCGGCGCGCAGGTGATTCGCTCGGTAAACAACACGACCACGGGAACGACCAACATCTTTGGCGGGGATTTCCTTTCGATTGATTCCGGCGGCCGCTTTCTTGGCAAGGTCGGCAACAACGCTGCCGGCAACACGACGGTGGCCTACAACTTCGCCAACTATGTTCTGAACGGCGGACTCATGGATCAGGCGGGCGCCTCCAGTGACGCTTCCGTCTGCGTCATCGGGGGAACGGTCACCGTCACCGCGGCCTCCTTTCTCGGCGCGCTCGGCGCCGGTAGCAGTGACAGCGCGAACTTCGAAACGCTGCACATCATCGCGCCCATCAGCGGCAGTGCCGCCTTGCAGGTGTCCGGCGGCGCGAATGTGAATGGCGGTGGCGATACGGGCGTGGTCAGATTAAGCGCTGCCAATCCCTACAGCGGCACCATCACGGTGACCAACGCGAACAACAACATTGTTGCCAGCGCCGTCCATCGCGTCCTGCAACTGAACCATCTCCATGCGCTCAGTAATGCGACCTTGAATCTGGTCGCCACCGCGATCAATCCCGTGTCCTTTGCAGCGGCGGTGAATACCGCGGCGTTCAATGTTGGTGGTTTGACCGGCAACTCTGCCCAGGCGCTTTCCGATACCGTCGGCAACGCCGTTGCCCTGAATGTGGGCGGGAACAACATCAGCAGCACCTTTGACGGTTTACTGGCCGGCGGCGGCAGTCTGGTCAAGACGGGCACGGGCACCCTGACATTGTCCGGAGGCAACACCTTCTCGGGCGTCACCACCATCAACGACGGAGTGCTGGCGCTGAGCGGCAGTGGCAGTCTGGCCAGCTCAATCAGCCTCGTCGGCAGCACCGCGGCACTGGACGTGAGTGGATTGAACATTTCGTCATTCACCGTGGCGACCGGCAAGGTGTTGAGCGGTATTGGCAGGGTCAATGGCGGCATCGCCATGAGTCCGGCTTCGGCCATCGCTCCCGGCAATGATGGGATCGGGACTTTGACCTTCCTGGCCGACCTCACCTTGAACAATGGCTCATTCAATCGGTTCGAGTTGAGCACGTCGGCGGCCGGCGCGAATGATCGCGTGCCGGTGGGCGGGGTGCTGAACTGCAACAACAGCATTGTTTACGTCAACGCCACCGGAGGCGCGGCCAATCTGGATGCCTCCGACTATGTGCTGTTTCAAGCCACGAATGGAATCGTGGGCGCCTGTGCTCCAACGCCGGTGTTTCTCGGGACCGCGCCGGCCAATGCGGCGAACTATACCGTCGTGACCAGCGGCAACACAGTGGTGCTGCGTTACAATGTTCATGTTCCGCCAAGCTCCGTCACGACCGCTGCGCCGACGTCGTTGGCGCCGGGCCAGAAGACCTTCGTCAGTGTGACCACCATGAACGGGGATGGCGCCGTCACCGGCGTCACGCTGGACGCCAGCGCGATTGGCGGCGGTTCGTCGGTGCCGATGGTGTTGAATCAAACCACCGTGAACGTATGGACGAATACGGTGATGGTCAGCCCGGGCACCAGCCCCGGCAGCAAGCTGTTGACGGCCACGGTGACGGACACCAATGGCCTGTCCAGTTCCTCGAGTGTTTCGCTGACGGTGACGAACGTGGCCCCTGCCATCCGAAACCCGATTCTCCCGAGTCACCATGCCGACCCGTTTATCGGTTATTTTGCTGGGAAGTATTGGGTTTACCCTACCACGGAAGACACCAAATCATTTCGCGCTTTCTCGTCCACCAACCTGGTTGACTGGGTGGATCAAGGACAGGTCTTTAACCTGTCGCAGAGCAGTTGGGCCACCAACGGTTATGGCTGGGCGCCGTGCGTGGTTTACTTCAACGACAGCTATTATTTCTACTACGCCATGGGCGGAGCCGCGGGGTGGCAGGACAGCAAGATCGGTGTGGCGGTCGGCAGTTCTCCCGCCGGACCCTTCACGGACATCGGTTCGCCCTTGGTGCTCAGCCAGACTGCTTCTCCGCGGATTGAGGCCATTGATCCCATGGTCTTCATTGATACCGATGGAAAGGCCTACCTGTATTACGGCGGCAGCGCGGGAGCCAACTTGGGGATTCGCCAGTTGGATACGAACACGATGACCTCCTTCATCGGCCCGCTGAACGTGGTGACGCCGTCGGGCTTCACGGAAGCTCCGTTCATGAGCAAACGCAGCGGCACTTACTACCTCTCCTACTCCAACGGAAGCTGGAAAACCAATACCTACAATGTCCGGTATGCCACATCGAGTTCACCCATCGGCCCGTGGACTTATCGAGGACAGATTCTCACTTCCGACAGCTTGCACAAAGGCCCTGGCAGTCATGCGTTCCTCCAGGTGCCAAACAACGACACGTGGTATATCTGCTATCATTATTGGGACAGCGTTTATTCAACGCGGCATACCGCGCTTGATTCCCTCAGCTACAATCCGGATGGAACCATCAAGCCCGTGACGATGACCGGCGGTGGCACGGTGGCCCGCTGGGAAGCGTTCAGTGCGCCCGGATACTACATCGTTCATACGAACGGCGTCGGCACGCTGGTCAACAGCGACTGGCGCGATGAAACGTCGCAATATCTCATGGTTCCCGGTCTTGCCAGCAAGGCCCTGAACACCGTTTCATTTGAACTGGTTGACAAGTCCGATCGGTATTTGCGGCAGAACAGCAGCGGGCAAATGGTGATGGACCTCTATACCGTCGGGGGCACGTTCAACGAGGATGCGACGTTTTGCATCCGACCCGGCCTGGCCAACAGCGCCGACGTGTCGTTTGAATCATATCGATTCCCCGGCCGGTATATCCGACGGTCTGGATCCCTGGTTTACTGCCAGTCGGGCAGCGGCCCGGCGTTTAACAGTGATGCCACGTGGAAAGGTTGGACGGCCAGCTCGCTGGCAAATCTCCGAATCGGCCCGACCAATTCGGACCGGCTGGTCGTGACCTGGGACGTGACCTGGAATGGGGTTGGAACACTTCTGGAAGCCGCGAAGCCCAACGGGCCCTGGGTGACCAACAACTCTGCGGTTTCACCGTTCGTGGTGAACCCAAGCGGCAGCGCGCGCTTCTACCGGGTTGATCCATGA
- a CDS encoding ECF-type sigma factor, with protein MSELEVHGDITRVLESIDPQGAPSEQLLPLVYDELRRLAAARISNELPGQTLQPTALVHEAWLRLVDGNDKVWRSRGHFFGAAAQAMRRILIERARRKMSSKRGGRAEHVDIGEVDIADHLPDERILLIDEALKRLEEKDAELGRVVTLKFFGGLTNAEVGELLGVTERTVHNKWTFAKAWLLESLLAETTPPPP; from the coding sequence ATGTCTGAACTCGAAGTTCACGGTGACATCACCCGCGTTCTGGAATCGATCGACCCGCAGGGCGCCCCTTCCGAGCAACTGCTGCCGCTGGTCTATGACGAGTTGCGGCGCCTCGCTGCGGCCCGCATCTCGAACGAGCTGCCGGGGCAGACGTTGCAACCCACCGCGCTGGTCCACGAAGCATGGCTGCGGCTGGTGGATGGCAACGACAAGGTGTGGCGCAGTCGTGGGCATTTCTTTGGCGCCGCCGCGCAGGCCATGCGGCGCATCCTGATTGAACGCGCCCGGCGCAAGATGAGTTCCAAGCGCGGCGGCCGGGCGGAACACGTTGACATCGGGGAGGTGGACATTGCCGACCACCTGCCTGACGAGCGGATTCTGTTGATCGATGAAGCGCTGAAGCGATTGGAGGAGAAGGATGCCGAGCTGGGCCGCGTTGTTACACTGAAGTTCTTCGGCGGACTGACGAATGCCGAAGTGGGCGAACTGCTGGGAGTCACCGAACGCACGGTGCACAACAAGTGGACCTTCGCCAAGGCCTGGTTGCTGGAGAGCCTGCTGGCGGAAACCACGCCGCCGCCCCCGTGA
- a CDS encoding DNA-binding transcriptional regulator, giving the protein MQRRNHRIGRPHVALLIESSRAYGRGVLTGIAKYVREHGPWSISFEEHGLCDDVPQWLNEWRGNGIITRLENQAMVEVVRRLNVPTVYLRNLPQQIQAPCVLTDNAATARHAFEHLRERGFRHFAFCGYDGADYSDERRQAFVALVEQLGRPCHVFNSPPSAAYGSTVEFESEGLKDGNRVARWIQELPKPVGLMACNDSRGRQVLDACRAVGVGVPDEVGVLGVDNDEMLCDLSAPPLSSVVPNTERIGIEAAALLDQMMAGQKPLARLILVEPRAVVVRQSTEVLAVEDRQIAAAARFIREHACEGIDVRDVVKAVALSRSTLERRFSKALGRSPKEEILRVRLNSAKQLLADTSSSLEFIAEKIGLAHTEYLSRIFKKKTGLTPSQYRAHTSVRDVAVRRPA; this is encoded by the coding sequence ATGCAAAGGCGCAACCATCGAATCGGCCGGCCGCACGTGGCGTTGCTCATCGAGTCGTCGCGGGCCTACGGGCGGGGGGTGCTGACGGGCATCGCGAAATACGTGCGCGAACACGGGCCCTGGTCCATTTCGTTCGAGGAGCACGGGCTTTGTGACGATGTGCCGCAGTGGCTCAACGAGTGGCGGGGCAATGGCATCATCACGCGGCTGGAAAACCAGGCCATGGTCGAGGTGGTCCGCCGGCTGAATGTGCCGACCGTTTATCTGCGCAATCTCCCGCAGCAAATCCAGGCGCCGTGCGTGTTGACCGACAATGCCGCGACGGCGCGTCATGCCTTCGAACATTTGCGCGAGCGTGGCTTCCGGCATTTTGCCTTCTGCGGTTACGACGGCGCCGATTATTCGGATGAACGCCGGCAGGCGTTTGTGGCACTCGTCGAGCAGTTGGGCCGGCCGTGCCACGTGTTCAACAGTCCGCCCTCGGCCGCCTACGGGAGCACCGTGGAGTTTGAGAGCGAAGGGCTCAAGGATGGCAACCGCGTCGCGCGGTGGATTCAGGAACTGCCGAAGCCGGTCGGTTTGATGGCGTGCAACGATTCCCGCGGCCGGCAGGTTCTCGACGCGTGCCGCGCGGTGGGCGTCGGCGTGCCCGACGAGGTGGGCGTGCTGGGGGTGGACAACGATGAAATGCTTTGCGACCTGTCGGCCCCGCCGCTCTCCAGCGTGGTGCCAAACACCGAGCGGATCGGGATTGAGGCGGCGGCGTTGCTGGACCAGATGATGGCCGGGCAGAAGCCGTTGGCGCGTTTGATTCTGGTTGAGCCGCGCGCGGTCGTGGTCCGGCAATCCACCGAGGTGCTGGCCGTGGAAGACCGGCAAATCGCGGCCGCGGCCCGTTTCATCCGGGAACACGCCTGCGAAGGCATTGATGTGCGCGACGTGGTCAAGGCGGTGGCGCTCTCGCGCAGCACGCTGGAACGGCGGTTCTCCAAGGCGCTGGGCCGTTCGCCGAAGGAGGAGATTTTGCGCGTCCGGCTGAACAGCGCCAAACAGCTCCTGGCGGACACCAGTTCCTCGTTGGAATTCATCGCCGAAAAAATCGGTCTGGCGCACACCGAATACCTCAGCCGCATCTTCAAGAAAAAGACCGGCCTGACCCCCTCGCAATATCGTGCGCACACCAGTGTCAGGGATGTTGCCGTGCGGCGGCCGGCCTGA
- a CDS encoding AraC family transcriptional regulator yields the protein MNRREKHEGFAGQRLVVVPRPVLARALPNPLLRNLLPTDAGYYPKAVGHTCSRERGCPETIFIYCAEGTGWCEIAGCRHEVARNQLLVIPANTPHVYGAGAKSPWTIHWFHAVGSNVPVYLERLGVTRENPVVPLGGDVQLFSLFEDVLEGLEHGSTLTHLIYAAHSLTHLMGLILRHKEEFGYGEADVPARVAKCIEFMKGHLREPLTVATLAALVNLSRSHFTTTFRRVTGYAPLSYLNHLRMQRAVQLLNTTGLSIKQISEQLGFSDQFYFSRAFRKLHNHSPSEHRQRYGV from the coding sequence ATGAATCGGCGTGAGAAGCATGAGGGGTTTGCGGGGCAGCGACTGGTGGTGGTGCCGCGGCCGGTGCTGGCCCGGGCATTGCCGAATCCGTTGCTCCGGAATTTGCTGCCCACGGACGCGGGCTATTATCCCAAGGCGGTCGGCCATACCTGCTCCCGGGAGCGCGGGTGTCCGGAAACCATTTTCATCTACTGCGCCGAAGGGACGGGCTGGTGCGAAATCGCCGGCTGCCGGCACGAGGTGGCCCGGAACCAGTTGCTGGTGATTCCCGCCAACACGCCGCATGTCTATGGCGCGGGAGCCAAATCGCCCTGGACGATTCATTGGTTTCACGCGGTGGGTTCCAACGTGCCGGTGTATCTCGAGCGGCTGGGGGTGACGCGGGAGAATCCGGTGGTGCCGCTGGGCGGGGACGTGCAATTGTTTTCGTTGTTTGAGGATGTTTTGGAGGGGCTGGAGCATGGCTCCACGTTGACGCACCTGATCTACGCTGCGCACTCGTTGACGCACCTGATGGGGTTGATTCTGCGGCACAAGGAGGAGTTCGGTTACGGGGAAGCGGACGTGCCGGCGCGCGTGGCCAAGTGCATCGAATTCATGAAGGGGCATTTGCGGGAGCCGTTGACGGTGGCCACACTGGCCGCGCTCGTGAATCTGTCCCGCTCGCATTTCACCACCACGTTCCGGCGCGTGACGGGCTACGCGCCGCTGAGTTACCTCAATCATCTGCGCATGCAGCGCGCCGTGCAGTTGTTGAACACCACCGGTTTGTCCATCAAACAGATCAGCGAGCAGCTCGGCTTTTCGGACCAGTTCTACTTTTCCCGCGCCTTCCGCAAGCTGCACAACCATTCGCCTTCGGAGCATCGGCAGCGCTACGGCGTCTAG
- a CDS encoding sulfatase — MSLSLSKPRLLGLACGVALVMPWNPPSVCGASGPDVRPNVLFISVDDMNNDLGCCGNAQVKSPNIDRLAAAGTVFTRAYCQFPLCSPSRSSVLTGLRPDTTRVFDLQYHFRQGLPDVVTLPQLFMKNGYSYVARVGKIYHYGNPGDIGTDGLDDRASWMERFNPAGRDKTALELDLMNYTPKRGLGAAMAFLADPTGSDDEHTDGKVAARAIQMMETHRGEPFFIAVGFYKPHCPWITPRKYFDLYATNDITLPKISAATEHDYPPLALASTRPWPYFGVSPEHALECKRAYFAAISFVDAQVGKVLDAVDRLGLRDKTIIVFWSDHGYQLGEHGLWFKQSCFEESARAPLIISLPHQKTAGRSCPRLVELLDIYPTLADLAGVTPPAGLAGRSLRPLLNNPEAAWDHPAFTQVQRGKVPGYSIRTERWRYTEWDRGAKGVELYDEAADPQELKNLARESEYADVCAQLKAQLRACHPKVVSGGRAEPGTKKKFSN; from the coding sequence ATGAGCCTCAGCCTCTCAAAACCCCGGCTGCTGGGCCTGGCCTGCGGCGTCGCGCTGGTGATGCCATGGAACCCGCCGTCCGTTTGCGGTGCTTCCGGGCCGGACGTCAGGCCCAACGTCCTGTTCATTTCCGTGGATGACATGAACAACGACCTTGGCTGTTGTGGCAACGCGCAGGTCAAGTCGCCCAACATCGACCGGTTGGCGGCCGCCGGCACGGTGTTCACCCGGGCCTATTGCCAGTTTCCCTTGTGCAGTCCCAGCCGGTCCTCGGTGCTGACCGGCCTGCGTCCGGATACGACGCGCGTTTTCGATCTGCAATATCATTTCCGGCAGGGGCTGCCGGACGTGGTGACCTTGCCACAACTGTTCATGAAGAACGGTTACAGCTACGTCGCCCGGGTCGGCAAAATTTATCATTACGGCAATCCCGGCGACATCGGCACGGACGGCCTGGACGACCGCGCCTCGTGGATGGAACGTTTCAATCCCGCGGGCCGCGACAAAACCGCGCTGGAATTGGACCTGATGAACTACACGCCAAAACGCGGGCTCGGCGCCGCCATGGCCTTTCTGGCCGATCCGACCGGCAGCGACGACGAGCACACCGACGGCAAGGTGGCCGCACGGGCGATCCAGATGATGGAGACGCACCGGGGCGAACCGTTCTTCATCGCGGTCGGCTTCTACAAACCGCACTGTCCGTGGATCACGCCCCGGAAGTATTTCGACCTTTACGCGACGAACGACATCACGCTGCCAAAAATCTCCGCCGCGACGGAACACGACTATCCACCGCTGGCGCTGGCTTCGACCCGTCCGTGGCCTTACTTCGGGGTCAGCCCGGAGCACGCGCTGGAATGCAAGCGGGCCTATTTCGCGGCCATCTCGTTCGTGGACGCGCAGGTGGGCAAGGTGCTCGATGCGGTGGACCGGCTCGGGCTGCGGGATAAAACCATCATCGTATTCTGGAGCGATCACGGCTACCAACTGGGCGAACACGGACTGTGGTTCAAACAATCCTGCTTCGAGGAATCCGCCCGCGCGCCGTTGATCATTTCGTTGCCCCATCAGAAAACCGCCGGCCGGTCATGCCCGCGCCTCGTGGAGTTGCTCGACATCTATCCGACGCTGGCGGATCTGGCCGGCGTTACGCCGCCCGCCGGGTTGGCCGGCCGGAGCCTGCGTCCCTTGTTGAACAATCCGGAGGCTGCGTGGGATCACCCGGCCTTCACACAGGTGCAACGCGGCAAGGTTCCCGGCTACAGCATCCGCACGGAGCGCTGGCGTTATACCGAGTGGGACCGCGGCGCCAAAGGCGTCGAACTTTACGACGAGGCGGCGGATCCCCAGGAGCTGAAGAATCTCGCCCGGGAGTCTGAATATGCGGATGTGTGTGCCCAGCTGAAGGCGCAGCTCCGCGCCTGTCATCCCAAAGTCGTCTCCGGCGGGCGGGCTGAACCGGGCACGAAGAAAAAATTTAGCAATTAA